AAGAAAATCAGCAATTGCTTGACGATCTCGTTAAGGTATTTGAAAAATATCAAATGAATTGGAAGTTGAAATAGGGTTGTAAATTTAACAACCCTATCTAGTTCTTTCGTCAAGTTCATTGGTTTTTGCTTTCTGTTGCTGTATTCTTTCTGCTATTTGTATATCCTTTTGAACATCATTTAAGGCTTTATTTTGCTCTTTTAATTCCTCAATTTTATTTAGGCTTTGTTCATAATTTGGTTTAAACTCATTAAACATTTTTCTATCATCGTTAATAGATTTTTGAGTTGTATATCCCATATCAATAAGTTCTTTAGTAAGAGTATTCCGTCTGACTTTTAAATTTTCATATTCTTCTTTTGCTCTTGGGTCATTAAGAGTTTTTCCATATTGATAAGGGTTATTTTTAATAGCTTCTATTCGTTGATGGACTGCCATAATTTCTTTAGCAGTCTTTTCAGCTTGTTCTAGTTTTTTCACTCGTTCATCATAATTAGAAGTAGCTGTTGTTAGAGTGTTTATTTCGCTATTATTTTTTTGAGTAACGCTTGGTATATCGCTAAATTTTGAAACTTTATATTGTTCATGAATCTGATTTAGTTTAGAAGCTGTCTCATACTTAATTGGTTTTCCTTGTAGGTCAGGATATAAAACAAAAACCTTACGGATCTCTTTGTCTTTAATAGCCTGTTCACTTTTATCTAATACATCTTTTTGCTTTTTGTATAAGGCTTCACTCTCTTTATAGTTTGTTAAAGATTTATTTACTTTGCTTTCTAATTTGTCTTTTTGAGTTTGGATTTCTGCCCTAGTAGAAACTCCATTATCTTTCATAAGAGTAGATAAATTTTCGTATTGGATTTTTAGAGTATCTTTCAAACCACTAATTTCATTACGAAGATTTTCTTTTTCTTTTCGTTTGAATAGACCAATATTCTCAAGTGCTTGTTCTTTTTCTTTCAATGTCTCTTCAAACCTTGATACAAAAGTGTTTACTTGATAAAGGTTACTGATATTTTTATATTGATTATTCAATGCTATATGTTTATTCTTTTCAGCTTTATGCCATTCTTCCAGTTCTTTTCTATGTTTTTCAATGTTTTCTAAAGTTGGTTTTTCACCAATTCCTTTTTCAGCTGCACTCAATATTTCCTGTTCTTTTGGAGT
The nucleotide sequence above comes from Niallia alba. Encoded proteins:
- a CDS encoding MobA/MobL family protein, with product DIAIHRDDKENPHAHVMLTTREISEEGFTTKNRDWDRKEQLENWREQWSEHANKALEKENIQERITHKSHADRGLEVLPTVHLGHIASAMERKGKETELGNINREVKQYNAIVYDLQKYREEKQQRETLLKEQQKQKAVCFTPKEQEILSAAEKGIGEKPTLENIEKHRKELEEWHKAEKNKHIALNNQYKNISNLYQVNTFVSRFEETLKEKEQALENIGLFKRKEKENLRNEISGLKDTLKIQYENLSTLMKDNGVSTRAEIQTQKDKLESKVNKSLTNYKESEALYKKQKDVLDKSEQAIKDKEIRKVFVLYPDLQGKPIKYETASKLNQIHEQYKVSKFSDIPSVTQKNNSEINTLTTATSNYDERVKKLEQAEKTAKEIMAVHQRIEAIKNNPYQYGKTLNDPRAKEEYENLKVRRNTLTKELIDMGYTTQKSINDDRKMFNEFKPNYEQSLNKIEELKEQNKALNDVQKDIQIAERIQQQKAKTNELDERTR